GCATGCCAACGCTGGGACGGGAGAGGAAGGAACATTTTCCAACATGACTGCTGTGTCGCCATGGAAACCATGTCTTTTCTTTTCCAACTTCAACTTGAAACAGGAAAGTCCACCAAGAACACTTAGCCTCAGGACGGCGAGAAGAACCTGGGTTAGTGTGATTAATCCGCTCCAGAAGGTGCGACTGTAAGCCAGCCTTCTTTGATCTAATCCATAAGAATCATCTCATCTCATGCTGATGCTCCACCAAGACAAAGAATAGCAATACGCCCCATAGAAATTATGAAAGGGAGAAACCAACAAGGAGCTTGATGGAGATGATCCACTTGTACTTTGGGGTTCTTCTAGGAGTTATTTCTTCAACTGGAtcatgtttctcaccttcttcccTAAAATGCAGCCGCTTGCAACCTTCTTTGGCCCCacgcttttatttatttggatcCATAATAACAGCAGACTTGTGAAGTAACGTGTTGGTTATCAATGACTTCCATTGGTAACATCacatgctagatgttagcaacGACAGGAAGTGGACCATATTGGATTTATccattggatggatggatggatgggtggatgaatggatggatggatggatggattgattgatggatggatggattgatggatggattgatggatggatggatggatggattgatggattgatggattgatggatggaggatACATGGATGTATTGACGGATGTATTGATGAAtgtattgatggatggattgatggatgtatggattgatggatgtactgatggatggatggatgtattgatggatggatgtattgatGGATgtactgatggatggatgtatgtactgatggatgtatggatggatggatgtaccgacggatggatggatgtactgacggatggatggatgtaccgacggatggatggatgtactgacggatggatggatgttgtgacggatggatggatgtactgacggatggatggatgtagtgACGTATCGTGTGGTTCCAGGATGATGCTGAACGACAGCTGGACCATAATGAACAACAGCAGTTCTGAGCTGGACAGCAAACGAGGCAACAAACATAAGGTAACAGcatcaacaaataaacacacatcacagcatatcatagcaatccccaACACGCATCCATTTTCATGAACCACATATTTAGTCCAGCCTTTGGAAATAGTAGGACCTGAACCGGGACCTGGAGCTGGATCTTGATCTGGAACTGGACCTGGGAGCGCGGAGCTACCAAGAAAAGGAAGCAGGAGCAAAAAGTTAATTAGTGTTAATCTCCAGATCAAAGCTGTTGTAATCTGTAGCgtctgttgccatgacaacgtCACCCCGCTAATTCCAGGCCAATTTACAGGACAAGCTAAACGTGTGACTAATACTGGTAGTGGAGAAATACTTTACTTGTACTTTCTATATTCAGAAATGCTGCAACTTCTTCCTATGGGCTGGCAttgtggttgccatggtaacggtCATCACAACAACCGTCACCATCTTCTATGTCTACCAGTACCCTCTACCCTTCATCAACAGGTACTacactatacacacacatactctacaaataaaaagtacatacagcactgtatactgtatagatagtagtagtagtatatactaaataagtatataaataagtatataggataggatcaggaaggaggccttggagataaagtcctttaggccagactgaggcCAGAGtgaggatgctgccaggtaggagcatcgaggaagaccaaagaagaGCTTTATGGATGTGTATTCTCACAGGGAGGGGGCGTCCTCCAGTTCAGCCGTCATTTCAACCAATGCCAAAGACTCTGGTGCCTTGGTGACGGTGTCGCGTGCCGGAGACGGGGAACCAATCAGCATCTTCCTGGATCCCAACTGTCCTGACTCCAGTCAGAACTTTGAGCGCTGGGAGGCCCTGCAGAGCTCGCTGATACGAGCGCTGACGACCCGCACTGCGGACGACTGGCAGGAGAGGGGGCCGCTCCACAAGGTGAGCGAGGAGCTGAAGGCCGTGACGGGCCACGCTCATAACCTGAGACTCGAGGCCGAGACGCTGAGAAGAGGTCAGGGGCTCCTGGACCAGCGACTGGACAGGTTGCAGAGCGAGCAGCAGCGCATCATTCAGGTGAAGGTGGACTCTGGTGGACCGTGAGAAGATAATAAGACGTGACGTGTAAACCAGTCTGCCCGTCCAGGTCCTGTCAGACCAGCACTCGGGTGTGCTGAAGCTAACGTCCAGCCTGAGCGATTCTCTCCACGGCCTGCAGAGGGAGACACAGGGCAGACTCGGCAGAGACGACGGTAGTATTTGTTTCCCTTTTCcatgaaagaaaaacagctcGTCAATGATTGGTTTCCCTCAGCTCTCACACCCAGACACTGCGGCGACGTCTTGGCGGCGGGAAATTCCCAAGATGGTGTTTATTCCATCTTTCCCGTCCACCGGCCCGACGGCTTCATGGTCTACTGCGACATGACCACGGACGGAGGAGGCTGGACTGTAGGAGCACCTGCACCAACTCTGGCCACGCTTTACGTTCTCATATGTCCTACATATACATTTCCTTCTACAGCTCATATGTCCTACATATACATTTCCTTCTACAGCTCATATGTCCTACATATACATTTCCTTCTACAGCTCATATGTCCTACATATACATTTCCTTCTACAGCTCATATGTCCTACATATACATTTCCTTCTACAGCTCATATGTCGTACATATACATTTCCTTCTACAGCTCATATATCATACATCGTATGTCGCATGTCCTATGTCACATATCGTACGTTGTACATTGTATATCGCATATCGTATAACGTATACATTCATTCCACTTCTCCATCTTGTACTATAGttatactataaatactatatatactgtactatagcTGTGATAAAGCTAATGATACAATAACAACCATAATAACAaaccaataataaaaacaataacaacaaccaaGCTAATCATATAATGATTAGTTAGCCAGCAATTAGGAAGTTGGCaggctgatgtgtgtgtgtgtttgcgtgtgtgtgtgtgtgtgtgtgtgtgtgtgtgtgtgcgtgtgtgtgtaggtgatCCAGAGAAGAGAAGACGGGTCAGTGAATTTCTTCCGTGGTTGGGATGCGTATCGAGACGGCTTTGGTAAAACTACAGGGGAGCACTGGCTAggtctgaaacacacacacacacacacacacacacacacacacactgttgatGACTTTGGGGGCCTGATTTGACAAGGTCTTTCTGGATGCGCGTGTGTGTTTTCAGGACTCCAGAGCATCTACGCTCTGACGAGGTCGGGTGGTTACGAGTTGCGTATCGACATGGCTGACTTTGACAACGCCACAGCCTTCGCTCATTATGCAGAATTCTCTGTGGGACAAGACTCGGTTAACCCTGAGGAGGATGGGTACCCGCTGACTGTGGACCAGTACTCGGGGACTGCAGGTAGGCCAGAAGCAGGTGCCTGGTAGTCTCATCAGATGTTCAGGAAGAAGAAAGACGAGTCTGTGGGTCTTCCAGGCGATTCCCTTCTGAAGCATTCTGGGATGAAGTTCACAACCAAAGACCGGGACCAGGACCAGTCAGAGAACAACTGTGCTACGTACTACCAAGGAGCTTGGTGGTACCGCAACTGTCATACTTCCAACCTCAACGGCCAGTACCTGAAAGGAGGCCACGCCTCCTACGCCGACGGTGTGGAGTGGTCCAGTTGGACGGGCTGGCAGTACTCGCTGAGGTTCACGGAGATGAAGATACGACCCAAACGGAAAAGTCACCTCTGATTAACCGACCccattgacctttgaccccatatgtatatatatatatataatatatatacatatatattagcCCCAACTTAGCCCCATACTTATCCCCAATATTGATTATTACGATTCATTCCCTTATTTACAGCATGTATATTTGTCATTCTTTTCTACGTGTTTATCTTACACATTAAACACAATGGTTGCCAAGATGCCATTTCATTTCAtccgatttttttttggggggggggcactgtgtGCATCGTGTTATCGTATGTGAAGAGGTTTTTCTTACTGTAGCAATAACCCTATGGATGTAGGAAGGAGGACATGATGG
This DNA window, taken from Doryrhamphus excisus isolate RoL2022-K1 chromosome 4, RoL_Dexc_1.0, whole genome shotgun sequence, encodes the following:
- the LOC131128714 gene encoding fibrinogen C domain-containing protein 1-like, whose protein sequence is MDGCSDVSCGSRMMLNDSWTIMNNSSSELDSKRGNKHKKCCNFFLWAGIVVAMVTVITTTVTIFYVYQYPLPFINREGASSSSAVISTNAKDSGALVTVSRAGDGEPISIFLDPNCPDSSQNFERWEALQSSLIRALTTRTADDWQERGPLHKVSEELKAVTGHAHNLRLEAETLRRGQGLLDQRLDRLQSEQQRIIQVLSDQHSGVLKLTSSLSDSLHGLQRETQGRLGRDDALTPRHCGDVLAAGNSQDGVYSIFPVHRPDGFMVYCDMTTDGGGWTVIQRREDGSVNFFRGWDAYRDGFGKTTGEHWLGLQSIYALTRSGGYELRIDMADFDNATAFAHYAEFSVGQDSVNPEEDGYPLTVDQYSGTAGDSLLKHSGMKFTTKDRDQDQSENNCATYYQGAWWYRNCHTSNLNGQYLKGGHASYADGVEWSSWTGWQYSLRFTEMKIRPKRKSHL